One part of the Lepeophtheirus salmonis chromosome 14, UVic_Lsal_1.4, whole genome shotgun sequence genome encodes these proteins:
- the LOC121129119 gene encoding uncharacterized protein, translated as MKVFIVLASLCSIALAEKPFGGYGAPPLSSYGGAAPLGAYAAVGLTAGEGAGAGGAGVGTSDATAAGGNDEGESPIPGVPGEDYPIYNEVPETSFSCEGQVEGGYYADPEAECQAFHICIADGEGSLLKASALCHNGTIFNQEIFTCDLWSNFNCADAAGLYSKNEELAAAREEASAALAAAAAAASSSVDDSAASDSAAGGVSAAATAAGYGAPAPSGLPSYAV; from the exons ATGAAAGTATTCATTGTTTTAGCATCCCTTTGTAGCATTGCTCTCGCTGAGAAACCATTTGGTGGATATGGAGCTCCCCCTCTTTCTAGCTATGGTGGAGCTGCTCCATTAGGAGCCTATGCTGCTGTAGGACTAACTGCCGGAGAAGGTGCAGGCGCTGGTGGAGCAGGGGTTGGCACTAGTGACGCTACTGCTGCTGGTGGAAATGATGAAGGAGAATCACCCATTCCTGGAGTACCTGGAGAAGACTACCCCATCTATAACGAAGTTCCAGAAACATCCTTCTCTTGTGAAGGTCAAGTTGAAGGAG GATACTATGCTGATCCTGAGGCTGAATGTCAAGCCTTCCACATTTGTATTGCTGACGGTGAAGGCAGTTTGTTGAAAGCATCTGCTCTCTGCCATAACGGAACCATCTTCAACCAAGAAATCTTTACCTGTGACTTGTGGTCCAACTTCAACTGTGCTGATGCCGCAGGTTTGTACTCCAAAAATGAAGAGCTCGCTGCTGCAAGAGAAGAAGCTTCCGCTGCTTTAGCTGCGGCTGCTGCCGCCGCCTCCTCATCTGTTGATGATTCTGCTGCTTCAGACTCCGCTGCCGGTGGTGTTTCTGCTGCCGCTACTGCTGCTGGTTATGGTGCTCCTGCTCCAAGTGGTCTTCCATCTTATGCCGtctaa
- the LOC121129116 gene encoding uncharacterized protein, translating to MKVFIVLTAVFGLALSDKPIGGYGAPPLSTYGAQPLGEYVSGGAGGALGGAGSALGGEGSGDAAAGGNGEGESPIPGVPGEDYPIYNEVPETSFSCEGQVEGGYYADPEAECQAFHICIADGEGSLLKASALCHNGTIFNQEIFTCDLWSNFNCADAKGLYSKNEELAAAREEASAALAAAAASSSAATDSDASATGAAAGDGYGAPTAPLPVPVAPATGSYGAPPVAPLPSYGAALASYA from the exons ATGAAGGTCTTCATTGTTTTAACCGCCGTCTTTGGACTTGCCCTTTCTGACAAACCCATAGGTGGATACGGAGCCCCTCCTCTTAGTACTTATGGAGCCCAACCTTTGGGCGAGTATGTTAGTGGTGGAGCCGGTGGTGCTCTTGGTGGAGCCGGTAGTGCTCTGGGTGGAGAAGGTTCTGGTGACGCTGCTGCTGGTGGAAATGGTGAGGGCGAGTCTCCCATTCCTGGAGTACCTGGAGAAGACTACCCCATCTACAACGAAGTTCCCGAAACATCCTTCTCCTGTGAAGGCCAAGTTGAAGGAG GATACTATGCTGATCCTGAGGCTGAATGCCAAGCTTTCCACATCTGTATTGCTGATGGTGAAGGAAGTTTGTTGAAAGCATCTGCTCTCTGCCACAACGGAACCATCTTCAATCAAGAAATCTTTACTTGTGACTTGTGGTCTAACTTCAACTGTGCTGATGCCAAAGGTTTGTACTCCAAAAATGAAGAGCTTGCTGCTGCAAGAGAAGAAGCTTCTGCCGCTTTAGCTGCTGCTGCTGCATCATCATCTGCTGCTACTGATTCTGATGCTTCAGCCACTGGTGCTGCTGCTGGTGATGGCTATGGTGCACCTACAGCTCCTCTTCCAGTACCTGTTGCACCTGCTACAGGCAGTTATGGTGCTCCTCCAGTCGCTCCTCTTCCTTCTTATGGAGCTGCTCTCGCTTCCTACGCTTAA